Proteins encoded within one genomic window of Brassica rapa cultivar Chiifu-401-42 chromosome A09, CAAS_Brap_v3.01, whole genome shotgun sequence:
- the LOC103842013 gene encoding auxin-responsive protein SAUR32, which translates to MGSRGKNLKSFHSNRFKNNIKQGVKDVPKGCLAIKVGSREEEKRRFVVPVLYFNHPLFMQLLKEAEEEYGFEQKGTITIPCHVEVFRYVQDKIHRDISVNYHGNHHRNSHNHLVGCFRA; encoded by the coding sequence ATGGGTTCCCGAGGGAAAAATCTCAAGAGCTTCCACTCAAATCGTTTTAAGAACAACATCAAACAAGGGGTCAAAGATGTTCCAAAGGGTTGTTTAGCAATCAAAGTGGGATcaagagaagaggagaaacgAAGATTTGTTGTCcctgttttatattttaaccaTCCATTGTTCATGCAACTCCTAAAGGAAGCAGAAGAAGAGTATGGATTCGAGCAGAAAGGTACCATCACAATCCCTTGCCACGTGGAGGTTTTCCGTTATGTTCAAGACAAGATCCATAGAGATATATCGGTTAATTATCATGGTAATCATCATCGTAATAGCCATAACCATCTTGTTGGATGTTTTAGAGcgtaa
- the LOC103842016 gene encoding uncharacterized protein LOC103842016, with protein sequence MGNCVCKGSGGSRKLYDKDDLLIRVVTPNGGVMELHPPIFADFITNEFPGHVIHDTLSIRHSSPPLLHGEELFPGNIYYLLPFSSSTTSTAQQHYTDQLATPYRMSFGKTPVKSAASGGGGGSSGVWKVRLVISPEQLAEILAEDVETEAFVESVRTVAKCAGQGGGANWRANSDQLSITSSFKGQLR encoded by the coding sequence ATGGGTAATTGCGTATGCAAAGGCAGTGGTGGTTCAAGAAAGTTATACGATAAAGATGATTTATTAATAAGAGTTGTGACTCCAAACGGCGGCGTCATGGAGCTTCATCCTCCAATCTTCGCCGACTTTATAACCAACGAATTTCCCGGCCATGTCATCCATGACACCTTAAGCATCCGCCACTCATCTCCGCCGCTTCTACACGGAGAAGAGCTCTTTCCCGGTAACATATACTACCTCCTCCCTTTTTCTTCCTCCACAACCTCAACAGCTCAACAACACTACACCGACCAATTAGCAACGCCGTACAGAATGTCTTTCGGGAAAACGCCGGTGAAGTCGGCTGCGAGTGGCGGCGGCGGAGGTAGTAGTGGGGTGTGGAAAGTGAGGCTTGTGATAAGTCCGGAGCAGTTGGCGGAAATTCTTGCGGAGGATGTGGAAACAGAAGCGTTTGTGGAAAGTGTGAGAACGGTGGCAAAGTGTGCTGGTCAGGGCGGCGGAGCTAACTGGAGAGCGAATTCAGACCAGTTAAGCATTACGAGTAGTTTCAAAGGCCAGTTAAGGTAA
- the LOC103842017 gene encoding uncharacterized protein LOC103842017: MGNFLWKSSDVHPVFGDGGRRENLEAGEKKGPLRIKVRMRRDKLEELLYVARRGDQSEGDGEGGEIGFLILKECMEGHLPATVLGSGDDVPPQRCENHLVSGRLSSIKEE; the protein is encoded by the coding sequence ATGGGCAACTTTCTCTGGAAAAGCAGCGACGTGCACCCGGTGTTCGGCGACGGAGGACGGAGAGAGAACCTGGAGGCCGGAGAAAAGAAGGGTCCCTTAAGGATAAAAGTGAGGATGAGAAGGGATAAACTAGAAGAGCTTTTATATGTGGCTCGTCGTGGCGACCAATCTGAGGGTGACGGCGAAGGTGGTGAGATTGGTTTCTTGATTCTTAAAGAATGTATGGAAGGTCACTTGCCGGCGACGGTTCTTGGCTCGGGTGATGATGTTCCACCTCAACGGTGTGAAAATCACTTGGTGTCTGGAAGATTGAGTTCCATCAAAGAGGAATAA
- the LOC103842018 gene encoding LOW QUALITY PROTEIN: metal tolerance protein A1 (The sequence of the model RefSeq protein was modified relative to this genomic sequence to represent the inferred CDS: inserted 2 bases in 1 codon; deleted 2 bases in 2 codons; substituted 3 bases at 3 genomic stop codons), with product MDSTRNKVCGETSCVFSTSPSDAKERSASMRKLSIVVVLCILFMTIEVVGGIKANSLATILTDAAHLLTEVAAFAISILSLXASSWEANPRQSYGFSRIEILGALVSVQLIWLLTGVLVYEAITRLIQQSNDDVNGFFMVLVAAFGLVVNIIMIVVLGHDHDTGHCHSHGHVHDHEYNXSTEQLLENSKERRNINVQGAYLHVLGDLIQSVGVMIRGGLIWYNPKWKVIDLICTLVLSVIVXWTTFKMIRSMLEVLMESTPREIDARLLXKGLLETEEVVSVHELHIWAITVGKVLFSCHVKIKQESDDAMVLNKVIDYIRREYRISHVTIQIER from the exons ATGGATTCAACAAGAAATAAAGTCTGCGGAGAAACATCTTGTGTGTTTTCAACTTCTCCAAGCGATGCAAAGGAACGTTCTGCTTCGATGCGAAAGCTCTCTATCGTTGTGGTGTTATGTATTTTGTTCATGACT ATAGAAGTTGTCGGTGGCATTAAGGCAAACAGTTTAGCTACTATACTAACCGATGCAGCTCATTTGCTCACCGAAGTTGCTGCTTTTGCTATCTCAATCCTCTCCTTGTAGGCGTCTTCTTGGGAAGCGAATCCGCGGCAGAGTTACGGGTTCTCCAGGATTGAGATTTTGGGTGCTCTTGTCTCAGTCCAGCTCATTTGGTTACTCACTGGTGTTTTGGTCTACGAAGCTATAACTAGACTCATTCAACAGAGTAATGATGATGTTAATGGATTCTTTATGGTTCTTGTT GCTGCTTTTGGTTTAGTAGTAAACATCATAATGATTGTTGTGCTTGGACATGATCATGATACTGGCCATTGTCATAGTCATGGTCATGTACATGATCATGAATATAA ATCTACTGAGCAATTGTTGGAGAATTCAAAGGAAAGGAGGAACATTAATGTGCAAGGAGCTTATCTTCATGTTCTTGGAGATTTAATTCAAAGCGTTGGAGTAATGATTAGAGGAGGGCTGATTTGGTATAACCCTAAATGGAAAGTGATTGACTTGATCTGCACGTTAGTGCTTTCGGTTATTGTCTGATGGACAACCTTTAAGATGATTCGAAGCATGCTTGAAGTTCTAATGGAGAGTACACCGAGAGAAATCGATGCCAGGTTGCTATAGAAGGGATTGTTGGAGACTGAGGAAGTGGTGTCTGTTCATGAGCTTCACATTTGGGCAATAACAGTTGGAAAAGTTCTGTTTTCTTGTCATGTCAAGATCAAACAAGAATCTGATGATGCTATGGTGCTTAACAAAGTGATTGATTACATCCGGAGAGAGTACCGTATCAGTCACGTTACCATACAAATCGAGCGTTAG
- the LOC103842015 gene encoding NAC domain-containing protein 66 yields MNISVNGQSQVPPGFRFHPTEEELLQYYLRKKISNIKIDLDVIRDVDLNKLEPWDIQEMCKIGTTPQNDWYFFSHKDKKYPTGTRTNRATTVGFWKATGRDKIIYSNGDRIGMRKTLVFYKGRAPHGQKSDWIMHEYRLDDNLLVSSSNLDDDVTLETCEVIGGDEGWVVCRVFMKKSLCKTVNSSPPRSIKTPSFNEETIGQFLEVMEQSCKEETILDPFLKLPNLECPNTVASYQRLMDDQVSNCHVSKLVDPITSWASLDRLVASQLNGPNSYYEIPQSPFHGLNRPGYFNTGLTPDYYIPEMDVWNDTDFGRTTPSSN; encoded by the exons ATGAACATATCAGTAAACGGACAGTCACAAGTGCCTCCTGGCTTTAGGTTTCACCCGACTGAGGAAGAGCTCTTGCAGTATTACCTCCGCAAAAAAATATCTAACATCAAGATTGATCTCGATGTTATTCGTGATGTTGATCTCAACAAGCTCGAGCCTTGGGATATTCAAG AGATGTGCAAGATTGGAACAACCCCCCAAAACGATTGGTACTTCTTTAGCCACAAGGACAAGAAGTATCCCACGGGAACAAGAACCAACCGAGCGACCACAGTCGGATTCTGGAAAGCAACCGGACGTGACAAGATCATATACAGCAATGGCGATAGAATCGGTATGCGGAAAACGCTTGTCTTCTATAAAGGTCGAGCCCCTCATGGTCAAAAATCCGACTGGATCATGCACGAATATAGACTCGACGACAATCTACTAGTTTCCTCCTCTAATCTTGACGATGACGTCACTCTAGAAACGTGTGAAGTCATAGGAGGAGACGAAGGATGGGTGGTGTGCCGTGTTTTCATGAAGAAGAGTCTTTGCAAAACTGTAAACAGCAGCCCGCCGAGATCGATCAAAACGCCGTCATTCAACGAGGAGACTATAGGCCAGTTTCTCGAAGTTATGGAGCAATCTTGTAAAGAAGAGACCATTCTAGACCCTTTCTTGAAACTCCCCAACCTCGAGTGCCCCAACACCGTCGCGAGTTACCAGCGGTTGATGGACGACCAAGTCAGCAACTGCCATGTCAGTAAACTTGTGGATCCCATCACTAGCTGGGCCTCTTTGGATCGTCTCGTTGCCTCGCAGCTAAATGGGCCCAACTCATATTATGAGATCCCACAATCACCGTTCCATGGACTAAACCGGCCCGGTTATTTCAATACTGGTTTGACGCCTGATTATTATATACCAGAGATGGATGTCTGGAATGACACAGATTTCGGGAGAACGACGCCATCGTCCAACTAG
- the LOC103842020 gene encoding transcription factor bHLH67: MERFQGHINPSFAEAQSFAFKEEEEEESMQDTVPFLQMLQSEEDPLPFTSFKELLSLQNLHNHWELQSYLSHNETNPVSTSSMEVTRQALSSQELPFSRQQDMTVPSSSSTPNSRRKRKIITNPPEVTRGKRKRRKTKPSKDIEEIENQRINHIAVERNRRRQMNEHISSLRSLLPPSYIQRGDQASIVGGAINYAKVLEQVIQSLELQRRTKQSCEVENRVTCVPRIEATLIQNHVNLKVECRKKQGQLLKGIVSLEKLRLTVLHLNISSLSCSSVSYCFNLKMEDDCKLESAEEITKVAHQIFDT; this comes from the exons ATGGAGAGGTTTCAAGGACACATCAACCCCTCT TTTGCAGAAGCTCAAAGCTTTGCCtttaaagaagaagaggaggaagaaagCATGCAAGACACAGTTCCATTTCTACAGATGCTCCAAAGTGAAGAAGACCCTTTACCGTTCACATCATTCAAAGAACTATTGTCTCTTCAGAACCTCCATAACCATTGGGAACTCCAAAGCTATCTTTCACACAATGAAACCAACCCAGTTTCAACCTCATCCATGGAAGTAACCAGACAAGCTTTGTCAAGCCAAGAACTACCCTTTAGCCGACAACAAGACATGACAGTTCCTTCTTCCTCATCAACACCAAACTCAAGACGCAAGCGCAAAATCATCACGAACCCTCCTGAAGTGACTAgagggaagaggaagaggaggaaaaCTAAACCAAGTAAAGACATTGAAGAGATAGAGAATCAAAGAATCAACCACATTGCCGTTGAACGTAATCGACGGCGGCAGATGAACGAACATATCAGCTCCTTACGTTCTCTTCTCCCACCTTCTTACATCCAACGA GGAGACCAAGCATCTATAGTAGGAGGAGCTATAAACTACGCGAAGGTCCTCGAGCAAGTCATACAATCACTTGAGTTGCAAAGGAGAACGAAACAGAGTTGTGAAGTAGAAAACAGAGTTACTTGCGTCCCAAGAATCGAAGCTACGTTGATACAGAACCACGTTAACCTTAAAGTAGAGTGCCGGAAGAAACAAGGGCAGCTTCTGAAAGGAATCGTTTCACTTGAAAAGCTTAGACTCACTGTTCTTCATCTCAATATCTCGTCATTGTCTTGTTCGTCAGTCTCTTATTGCTTCAACCTCAAG ATGGAGGATGATTGTAAACTAGAATCGGCCGAGGAGATAACGAAGGTGGCGCATCAGATTTTCGATACATAA